The Armatimonadota bacterium genome includes a window with the following:
- a CDS encoding ornithine carbamoyltransferase — MHTSDAIQSAQSLLKGRSLLKISDLSESEIRTVLLQGGRLKRASAEGRLTPILEGKTLALIFEKPSLRTRVTFEVAMTRLGGRSIYLAPADIQLGKRESVEDVSRSLSRWVDGIAARTFAHETVVRLAESGSIPVVNALSDLEHPCQALADLLTIAEHRCGTTEEPDFSGIKLAFVGDGNNVANSLLVISASVGMSMTLARPDGYGPDEGVLQEALSIAAKTRARIQVTNDPQEAVRDADVVYTDVWTSMGQEEEREARLQAFRGWCVTAELMKLAKPDAIVMHCLPAHRGEEIAAEVIDGPQSVVFDQAENRLHAQMGLLSFLL; from the coding sequence TTGCATACATCAGATGCCATACAGAGCGCCCAGTCTCTTTTGAAAGGGCGCAGTCTGCTGAAGATATCGGACCTGTCCGAGAGCGAGATCCGCACCGTCCTGCTTCAGGGCGGCAGACTTAAGCGGGCTTCCGCAGAAGGCCGCCTGACGCCCATACTGGAAGGAAAGACCCTGGCGCTCATTTTCGAGAAGCCTAGCCTGCGCACCCGGGTCACCTTCGAGGTTGCCATGACGCGTCTGGGCGGACGCAGCATCTACCTTGCCCCGGCGGATATTCAGCTGGGAAAGCGGGAATCGGTTGAGGATGTCTCGCGCAGCCTATCCCGATGGGTGGACGGCATTGCGGCCCGCACGTTTGCACACGAGACCGTAGTCAGGCTGGCGGAGAGCGGCAGTATCCCCGTGGTGAACGCCCTTTCCGACCTGGAGCATCCGTGCCAGGCGCTGGCCGATCTGCTGACCATCGCCGAGCACCGCTGCGGAACAACCGAGGAACCGGACTTCTCCGGCATCAAACTGGCCTTCGTCGGCGACGGTAACAACGTGGCGAACAGTCTGCTGGTGATCAGCGCAAGCGTGGGGATGAGCATGACCCTTGCCCGGCCTGATGGATATGGCCCGGATGAAGGAGTTCTGCAGGAAGCGCTTTCGATCGCAGCGAAAACCCGCGCAAGAATCCAGGTGACAAACGACCCGCAGGAGGCGGTCCGGGACGCGGATGTCGTATATACGGACGTGTGGACCAGCATGGGCCAGGAGGAGGAGCGCGAGGCGCGCCTTCAGGCTTTCCGCGGCTGGTGCGTGACGGCGGAACTGATGAAGCTCGCAAAGCCGGACGCCATCGTCATGCACTGTCTGCCGGCCCACCGGGGAGAAGAGATTGCCGCGGAGGTCATTGACGGGCCGCAATCCGTGGTCTTCGACCAGGCGGAGAACCGCCTCCACGCGCAGATGGGGCTTCTTTCGTTCCTTCTGTAG
- a CDS encoding argininosuccinate synthase: MKTVVLVYSGGLDTSVCIPMMRENYGFDRVVTVTVDVGQPAEDIRTAEEKARALGTEHYTVDAKEEFARDYCFRAVKANGDYEGYPLSTAIARPLIAEKAVEVAKKISAQAFCHGCTGKGNDQFRIEFVMRTLAPEMDIIAPMREKNLTRSEEIEYARQKGVPISQSVEKIWSIDENLWGRSIEGGRLEEPDFPPPEEIFQWTVNPQDAPDEPTDIVIGFENGVPVSLDGDRMGPLELIRTVHKLAGENGVGRIDIMEDRMLGLKVRENYECPAAVVLVTAHRALEALVATRRELAFKQSVDRTWADLAYEGLWYDPLKEDLEAFIERVNARVTGEVMVRLYRGSCTATGRRSPFALYSEDLASFDSKTFDQREMEGMVKVHGLQARMYHLVRRTNNQGA; this comes from the coding sequence TTGAAGACAGTCGTTCTGGTTTATTCGGGAGGTCTGGACACCTCCGTGTGCATTCCGATGATGCGGGAGAACTACGGGTTCGATCGCGTCGTCACGGTGACCGTGGACGTCGGTCAGCCGGCGGAGGACATCCGCACGGCGGAGGAGAAGGCACGCGCGCTGGGCACCGAGCACTACACGGTGGACGCCAAGGAGGAGTTCGCACGCGACTACTGCTTCCGCGCCGTGAAGGCCAACGGCGACTATGAAGGCTACCCCCTCAGCACGGCCATCGCCCGGCCGCTCATCGCCGAGAAGGCGGTGGAGGTGGCAAAGAAGATATCCGCGCAGGCATTCTGCCACGGATGCACCGGGAAAGGGAACGACCAGTTCCGCATCGAGTTCGTCATGCGCACCCTTGCGCCGGAGATGGATATCATCGCTCCCATGCGGGAGAAAAATCTCACCCGCAGCGAGGAGATCGAATACGCCCGACAGAAAGGCGTCCCCATCTCGCAGTCCGTCGAGAAGATCTGGAGCATTGACGAGAATCTCTGGGGCCGCTCCATCGAGGGCGGGCGGCTGGAGGAGCCGGACTTCCCGCCTCCCGAAGAGATCTTCCAGTGGACGGTCAACCCGCAGGACGCCCCCGATGAGCCGACGGATATCGTCATCGGCTTCGAGAATGGCGTGCCCGTATCTCTGGACGGGGACCGGATGGGTCCGCTGGAGCTGATCCGGACCGTGCACAAGCTGGCCGGCGAGAACGGCGTGGGCCGCATAGACATCATGGAAGACCGGATGCTGGGACTGAAGGTTCGCGAGAACTATGAGTGTCCGGCGGCGGTGGTGCTGGTCACGGCGCATCGGGCGCTGGAGGCGCTGGTGGCCACCCGCCGAGAGCTGGCCTTCAAGCAATCCGTGGACCGGACGTGGGCGGACCTGGCCTATGAAGGCCTCTGGTACGATCCTCTGAAGGAGGATCTGGAAGCGTTTATCGAGCGCGTGAACGCCCGCGTGACCGGTGAGGTGATGGTCCGCCTTTACCGGGGAAGCTGCACCGCGACCGGCCGCCGCAGCCCGTTTGCTCTGTATTCCGAGGATCTTGCCTCCTTCGACTCCAAGACCTTCGATCAGAGGGAGATGGAGGGGATGGTAAAGGTCCACGGCCTCCAGGCGCGGATGTATCATCTGGTGCGCCGTACCAACAATCAGGGAGCCTGA